One genomic window of Bradyrhizobium sp. CCGE-LA001 includes the following:
- a CDS encoding copper-binding protein: MNGIIRITAALALTLSVATGALAAGAASISGEVKKIDEGAGKITLKHGPAKSLGMEEPMTMVYRVKDPAMLKQVKVGDKITFEAEEAASGYTVTRVEKAK; the protein is encoded by the coding sequence ATGAACGGCATCATCCGTATCACTGCCGCGCTGGCGCTGACATTGAGCGTTGCCACTGGAGCGCTCGCGGCCGGAGCCGCATCGATCAGCGGCGAGGTCAAGAAGATCGACGAGGGCGCTGGCAAGATCACGCTCAAGCACGGACCGGCCAAGAGCCTCGGCATGGAGGAGCCCATGACCATGGTCTACCGCGTCAAGGATCCCGCGATGCTCAAGCAGGTGAAGGTCGGCGACAAGATCACCTTCGAGGCCGAGGAGGCGGCGTCGGGGTACACGGTGACCAGGGTGGAGAAGGCGAAGTAA
- a CDS encoding MFS transporter, whose product MFPPVHAPNHSGQTPDSFSPDSRQAWTRLVIALLIGSIGGVGMWAIVVMIPAVQAEFAATRGAVSLAFTLMMFGFGLGGVIAGKITDRFGIVPAMAISIAFLGVANTLAGLSTQLWQFVAAYFLIGLGTSATFAPLMAEASHWFERYRGLAVTIVASGNYFAGTMWPPLVNWGMQEMGWRYTHIGIGIICVSLMTVLVLVLRAQMGDDKVHDHANAPPPRVDLKLSTNTLTVLLSIASISCCVAMAMPQVHIVAYCGDLGYGVARGAEMLSLMMACGIVSRIGSGFLADKIGGIYTLLLGSLAQGFALVFYLFFDSLTSLYLISAMFGLFQGGIVPSYAIIVREAMPASEAATRVGIVIFASVFGMSFGGWVSGVIFDATGSYAAAFANGVAWNALNIGVVVLLLIRSRMGSVKAGPGFAT is encoded by the coding sequence ATGTTCCCGCCCGTGCACGCGCCAAATCATTCAGGACAAACGCCTGATTCATTCAGCCCTGATTCCCGTCAGGCCTGGACGCGGCTTGTCATTGCGCTGCTGATCGGTTCGATCGGCGGCGTCGGCATGTGGGCGATCGTCGTCATGATTCCCGCGGTGCAGGCCGAATTCGCCGCTACGCGCGGCGCGGTGTCGCTGGCTTTCACGCTGATGATGTTCGGCTTCGGGCTCGGCGGCGTAATCGCCGGCAAGATCACCGACCGGTTCGGCATCGTACCGGCGATGGCGATCAGCATCGCCTTCCTCGGCGTGGCCAACACGCTGGCGGGGCTGTCGACGCAGCTCTGGCAGTTCGTGGCGGCCTATTTCCTGATCGGGCTCGGCACGTCGGCGACCTTCGCGCCGCTGATGGCGGAAGCCTCGCACTGGTTCGAGCGCTATCGTGGGCTGGCCGTGACCATCGTCGCGAGCGGCAATTATTTCGCCGGCACCATGTGGCCGCCGCTCGTGAACTGGGGCATGCAGGAGATGGGCTGGCGCTACACCCATATCGGCATCGGCATCATTTGCGTCAGTCTGATGACGGTTCTCGTGCTTGTGCTGCGCGCGCAGATGGGCGACGACAAGGTCCACGATCACGCCAACGCGCCGCCGCCGCGGGTCGATCTCAAGCTGTCGACCAACACACTGACGGTGCTGCTGTCGATCGCCAGCATCTCCTGCTGCGTCGCCATGGCGATGCCGCAGGTGCATATCGTCGCCTATTGCGGCGATCTCGGCTACGGCGTGGCGCGCGGCGCCGAGATGCTGTCGCTGATGATGGCCTGCGGCATCGTCAGCCGGATCGGCTCGGGCTTCCTCGCCGACAAGATCGGCGGCATCTACACTCTGCTGCTGGGATCGCTGGCGCAGGGCTTTGCGCTGGTGTTCTATTTGTTCTTCGACAGCCTCACCTCGCTCTATCTGATCTCCGCGATGTTCGGCCTGTTCCAGGGCGGCATCGTGCCGAGCTACGCCATCATCGTGCGCGAGGCGATGCCGGCGAGCGAAGCCGCAACCCGCGTCGGCATCGTGATCTTCGCGTCGGTGTTCGGCATGTCCTTCGGCGGCTGGGTGTCGGGCGTCATCTTCGATGCCACCGGCTCCTATGCCGCGGCGTTCGCCAACGGTGTGGCGTGGAACGCGCTCAATATCGGCGTCGTCGTGCTACTGCTGATCCGCTCGCGGATGGGCTCGGTCAAGGCCGGCCCGGGTTTTGCGACTTGA
- a CDS encoding RNA polymerase sigma factor produces MGRVSNDLLLAAQSGDRHALTQLLVALQPDIRRYARRLCYRASVIEDVVQEALIVLYRRVGTIRSPAALVGWLLTVIARLCMLPALMLMRGVEELSSLEESRELAKVPPDELRIDLVNAIESLSPSHREVLLLRDLEDLTIGEIARRLGVSREAAKSRLRRARALVREYLLNTKDSGREST; encoded by the coding sequence ATGGGGCGCGTATCAAACGATCTCTTGCTCGCGGCGCAGTCGGGCGACCGGCACGCGCTCACACAGCTCCTGGTGGCGCTGCAGCCGGACATTCGACGCTACGCCCGACGCCTTTGTTACCGCGCCTCGGTCATCGAAGATGTGGTGCAAGAAGCACTCATAGTCCTGTACCGGCGCGTGGGCACGATCCGCAGTCCGGCCGCACTCGTTGGCTGGCTGCTAACCGTCATCGCGCGCCTTTGCATGCTGCCGGCGCTGATGTTGATGCGCGGCGTCGAGGAGCTCTCCAGCCTGGAAGAGTCTCGTGAACTCGCAAAGGTCCCGCCGGACGAGTTACGCATAGACCTGGTCAATGCGATCGAGTCGCTTTCGCCGTCGCATCGCGAAGTGCTGCTGCTGCGAGATCTCGAAGATCTGACGATCGGGGAAATCGCCCGGCGGCTTGGCGTGTCGCGCGAAGCGGCCAAAAGCCGCCTGCGCCGCGCCCGTGCGTTGGTGCGCGAATACTTGCTCAACACAAAGGACAGCGGACGAGAGAGCACATGA
- a CDS encoding cupredoxin domain-containing protein, with translation MKTTIKLSLTLAALSIAPALAHDKHASFSAGEPGDPKKPARTIEILMSEMDYTPAKIEVKRGEQIRFVLRNVGKEDHEFLLATTKENLAHAVEMKKHPQMEHDDPNGVRLAPKKTAEILWKFSKAGKFEYSCLIPDHRDYGMVGHVTVK, from the coding sequence ATGAAGACCACCATCAAGCTCAGCCTCACGCTGGCCGCGCTCTCGATCGCGCCGGCCCTTGCCCACGACAAGCACGCGAGCTTTTCGGCCGGCGAGCCCGGCGATCCCAAGAAGCCGGCGCGCACCATCGAGATCCTGATGAGCGAGATGGACTACACACCGGCGAAAATCGAGGTGAAGCGTGGCGAGCAGATCCGCTTCGTGCTGCGCAATGTCGGCAAGGAGGACCATGAATTCCTGCTCGCCACGACCAAGGAAAATCTCGCGCATGCGGTGGAGATGAAGAAGCATCCGCAAATGGAGCATGACGACCCCAACGGCGTGCGGCTCGCGCCGAAGAAGACCGCCGAGATCCTGTGGAAGTTCAGCAAGGCCGGCAAATTCGAATATTCCTGCCTGATTCCCGACCATCGCGATTACGGCATGGTCGGCCACGTCACCGTCAAGTAA
- a CDS encoding methyltransferase family protein, translated as MSKITAILGSALFFLVAPAMLAGVIPWSVTHWEFRPPFLALEATRLAGLALIIAGVPGLLDSFARFALQGLGTPAPIAPPRNLVVSGLYRYVRNPIYVAVVAVILGQAVLFADWHLLGYGALIWLFFQVFVVAYEEPMLRQNFGAEYESYCANVPRWLPRLTRAPSDRFDAG; from the coding sequence ATGTCGAAGATCACAGCAATCCTGGGTTCGGCCCTGTTTTTCCTCGTTGCACCGGCGATGTTGGCGGGCGTCATCCCATGGTCGGTCACGCATTGGGAGTTTCGACCACCCTTTTTAGCCCTCGAAGCGACACGTTTGGCTGGGCTCGCGCTCATTATTGCCGGCGTGCCTGGTTTGTTGGATTCGTTCGCGCGCTTTGCGCTGCAGGGTCTGGGCACGCCCGCGCCGATCGCGCCACCACGCAATCTCGTCGTGAGCGGATTGTATCGCTACGTGCGCAATCCGATCTATGTCGCAGTCGTCGCCGTCATTCTTGGTCAGGCGGTGTTATTCGCTGACTGGCATCTCCTCGGCTACGGCGCGTTGATCTGGCTCTTCTTTCAAGTTTTCGTCGTTGCCTATGAGGAGCCGATGCTTCGCCAAAACTTCGGAGCCGAGTATGAAAGCTATTGCGCTAATGTGCCGCGCTGGCTTCCCCGACTCACTCGCGCGCCGTCTGACCGATTTGATGCTGGGTGA
- a CDS encoding copper oxidase has translation MFSRRGFLGTAALASASTISGRVQAASIPEAPTMDKVVMQPPLHPTSGPDYRPVVTLNGWSLPFCMNGDWKEFHLVAEPVVREFAEGMKVNLWGYNGQSPGPTIEAVEGDRVRIFVTNRLPEYTTVHWHGMIIPSGMDGVGGLTQPHIQPGKTFVYEFEMKKSGTFMYHPHSDEMVQMAMGMMGMVVVHPRDQSFRPVDRDFVFVMSTYRVDPGTYLPHVNEMTDFNMWTWNARVFPGIDPLPVRLGDKVRVRIGNLSMTNHPIHLHGHSFAVTCTDGGWIPESAQYPETTTDVPVGAVRVFDVLADNPGDWAFHCHKSHHTMNAMGHDVRNLIGVSRKDLANAVGKLAPDGMAMGSTGMAMGNMEMPTPDNTLPMMTGTGQFGPIEMGGMFTVMKIREDLARDDYRDPGPYKFPQGTVAYEVAAPAAEPARQKPDSPPMKKMKM, from the coding sequence ATGTTTTCCCGCCGAGGATTCTTGGGCACCGCAGCGCTCGCCAGCGCGTCAACCATCAGCGGCCGTGTGCAGGCCGCTTCGATTCCGGAAGCGCCCACCATGGACAAGGTGGTGATGCAACCGCCGCTGCATCCCACCAGCGGTCCGGACTATCGTCCCGTGGTCACGTTGAACGGCTGGTCGCTGCCGTTCTGCATGAACGGCGACTGGAAGGAATTCCATCTCGTTGCCGAGCCCGTGGTGCGCGAATTCGCCGAGGGCATGAAGGTGAATCTGTGGGGCTACAACGGCCAGTCGCCGGGCCCGACCATCGAGGCGGTCGAGGGCGACAGGGTCCGCATCTTCGTCACCAACCGCCTGCCCGAATACACCACCGTGCACTGGCACGGCATGATCATCCCAAGCGGCATGGACGGCGTCGGTGGACTGACCCAGCCGCACATCCAGCCGGGCAAGACCTTCGTCTACGAATTCGAGATGAAGAAGAGCGGGACCTTCATGTACCACCCGCATTCCGACGAGATGGTGCAGATGGCGATGGGCATGATGGGCATGGTCGTCGTGCACCCGCGCGATCAGAGCTTCCGGCCCGTCGACCGCGACTTCGTGTTCGTGATGAGCACCTATCGCGTCGACCCCGGCACCTACCTGCCGCACGTCAACGAGATGACCGATTTCAACATGTGGACCTGGAATGCGCGGGTGTTTCCCGGCATCGATCCGCTGCCGGTCAGGCTCGGCGACAAGGTGCGCGTGCGCATCGGCAATCTCAGTATGACCAACCATCCGATCCATCTGCACGGCCACAGTTTCGCGGTGACCTGCACCGACGGCGGCTGGATTCCGGAGAGCGCGCAATATCCGGAGACGACGACGGACGTGCCGGTCGGCGCGGTGCGCGTGTTCGATGTGCTCGCCGACAACCCCGGCGACTGGGCGTTCCATTGCCACAAGTCGCACCACACCATGAACGCGATGGGACACGACGTGCGCAATCTCATCGGCGTCTCGCGCAAGGATCTCGCCAACGCCGTCGGCAAGCTCGCGCCTGACGGCATGGCGATGGGCTCGACCGGCATGGCGATGGGCAACATGGAGATGCCTACGCCGGACAACACGCTGCCGATGATGACCGGCACCGGCCAGTTCGGGCCGATCGAGATGGGCGGCATGTTCACGGTGATGAAGATCCGTGAGGACCTCGCGCGCGACGATTACCGCGATCCCGGCCCGTACAAGTTCCCGCAAGGCACCGTCGCCTATGAGGTGGCGGCACCCGCCGCGGAGCCGGCGCGGCAAAAGCCGGACAGCCCGCCGATGAAGAAGATGAAGATGTGA
- a CDS encoding FAD binding domain-containing protein — MKPFDYVRPATVSEAVAAAAQPGAVYLAAGTNLLDLMKGNISRPDRLVDVTHLEGLDRIERLADGGVRIGALVSNADLAHDPDFAKSYPAVAEALLSGASAQLRNAATVGGNLLQRTRCAYFYDTASRCNKREAGSGCDVREGENRGHAVLGWSESCIATHPSDFCVPLVALDAIVEIEGRNGGREIALDELHRLPGDTPERESALEPGDLIVAVRLPPTARDFAAHARYLKVRERTSYAFAIVSAAAALRIENGKIAEARLALGGVAAKPWRARAAEEVLRNVAPTAEAFQEAAWRALTDAKPSGDNAFKIELARRIVVRALTLAAAGTPARLPALPASPFAAIPGAIHA; from the coding sequence ATGAAACCGTTCGACTATGTCAGGCCTGCTACGGTCAGCGAGGCCGTTGCCGCCGCGGCCCAGCCGGGCGCCGTCTATCTCGCCGCCGGCACCAATCTGCTCGATCTGATGAAGGGCAATATCAGTCGCCCGGATCGTCTCGTCGACGTCACGCATCTCGAAGGCCTCGACCGGATCGAGCGCCTCGCCGACGGCGGCGTGCGTATCGGCGCGCTCGTCAGCAACGCCGACCTCGCGCATGACCCGGATTTTGCCAAGTCATATCCTGCGGTCGCCGAAGCGCTGCTCTCCGGTGCCTCCGCGCAATTGCGCAACGCCGCGACGGTCGGTGGCAATCTCCTGCAACGGACGCGCTGCGCCTATTTCTACGACACCGCCAGCCGCTGTAACAAACGCGAGGCCGGCAGCGGCTGCGACGTCCGCGAGGGCGAGAACCGTGGCCATGCCGTGCTGGGCTGGAGCGAGAGCTGCATCGCCACGCACCCTTCCGACTTCTGCGTGCCGCTAGTCGCACTCGACGCCATTGTCGAGATCGAAGGCAGGAACGGCGGGCGCGAGATCGCGCTCGACGAGCTGCATCGTCTGCCCGGCGATACGCCTGAGCGGGAGTCCGCGCTCGAACCCGGCGACCTCATTGTCGCGGTGCGCCTGCCCCCGACCGCGCGCGACTTTGCGGCGCATGCGCGTTATCTCAAGGTTCGCGAACGAACCTCCTACGCCTTTGCAATCGTCTCGGCCGCGGCCGCATTGCGGATCGAGAATGGCAAGATCGCAGAGGCGCGCCTCGCGCTCGGTGGCGTCGCCGCAAAGCCCTGGCGGGCCCGCGCCGCGGAGGAGGTGCTCAGGAACGTCGCGCCGACGGCCGAGGCCTTCCAGGAAGCCGCCTGGCGCGCGCTGACGGATGCAAAACCGTCCGGCGACAATGCCTTCAAGATCGAGCTGGCGCGCCGCATCGTGGTGCGTGCACTGACCCTTGCCGCAGCCGGAACGCCCGCACGCTTGCCGGCGCTGCCGGCCTCTCCTTTTGCCGCGATCCCTGGAGCCATCCATGCCTGA
- a CDS encoding (2Fe-2S)-binding protein yields MNHSISLTVNGARRDVVLDDPRVTLLDLLRERLHLTGTKKGCDRGQCGACTILVDGKRINSCLALAISHDGADILTIEGLARGDQLHPVQAAFIAHDGFQCGFCTPGQIMSAVGMMREAQAGNDPERIRECMSGNLCRCGAYAGIVGAVLDAQGQMDESNQRRSA; encoded by the coding sequence ATGAACCACTCCATCAGCCTCACCGTGAACGGTGCGCGGCGCGATGTCGTCCTCGACGATCCGCGCGTCACGCTGCTCGATCTCCTGCGTGAGCGCCTCCATCTCACCGGAACCAAGAAGGGATGCGACCGCGGCCAGTGCGGCGCCTGCACCATTCTCGTCGACGGCAAGCGCATCAATTCCTGCCTCGCGCTCGCCATCAGCCATGACGGCGCCGACATCCTCACCATCGAAGGCCTCGCGCGCGGCGATCAGCTTCATCCCGTGCAGGCAGCCTTCATCGCCCATGACGGCTTCCAGTGCGGCTTCTGCACGCCTGGCCAGATCATGAGCGCGGTCGGCATGATGCGTGAGGCGCAGGCCGGCAACGATCCCGAGCGCATCCGCGAATGCATGAGCGGCAATCTCTGCCGCTGCGGCGCCTATGCCGGCATCGTCGGTGCCGTGCTCGACGCGCAAGGACAGATGGACGAATCCAATCAAAGGCGCTCCGCATGA
- the flhA gene encoding flagellar biosynthesis protein FlhA yields MVDVTAGQGVGAARPSIPSLNDIVTILKRGDIALALGVLTILVVLILPLPAIVLDLFLAISITLSILILMTSLFIQAPLEFSAFPTVLLISTMLRLSLNMASTRLILSHGHEGTAAAGHVIEAFGNFVMGGNFVIGIIVFAILIIVNFIVITKGSGRIAEVAARFHLDAMPGKQMAIDADLSAGLIDEKVAKERRKELEDESGFFGAMDGASKFVRGDAIAGLLIVFINVVGGMIIGVAQQGMSFADAGRTYTLLTVGDGLVTQVPALIVSTAAGLLVSKAGVSGAADKALMKQFSGYPQALAMSSAVMLVLAALPGIPTLPFLALGAGAGALAWNARNHKKTAVKAEEAANAAPAPGMPGAPGATAAEEPISAALKIDDLKIELGYALLPLVNGPDGTDRLTEQIKALRRSLAIEMGFVMPAVRILDNVQLEANTYIIKIKEVDAGTGKIWPNQFMVMDPGGSQVQVPGIHTTEPTFGLPATWVDASLKEEASLKGYTVVDAATVLSTHLTELLKANMSDLLSYGEVQKLLKELPKEQSELVKDIVPGQVTVSGIQRVLQLLLAERISIRDLSTILEGIADSLAFSRNPATMVEHVRARLARQICAQNTSYNGYLPLIALSARWEQAFAESIIGQGEERSLAMQPSKLSEFMTAVREAFERAAREGEAPVLVTSAAIRPFVRSLVERFRAQTTVLSQAEIHPRARLKTVGSI; encoded by the coding sequence ATGGTCGACGTCACCGCAGGACAGGGCGTAGGCGCAGCACGACCCTCGATCCCCTCCCTCAACGACATCGTCACCATCCTCAAGCGCGGCGACATCGCGCTGGCGCTCGGCGTCCTCACCATCCTGGTAGTGCTGATCCTGCCCCTGCCCGCGATCGTGCTGGACCTGTTCCTGGCGATCTCGATCACGCTCTCGATCCTGATCCTGATGACCTCGCTGTTCATCCAGGCGCCGCTGGAATTCTCCGCCTTCCCGACTGTCCTGCTGATCTCGACCATGCTGCGCCTGTCGCTCAACATGGCCTCGACCCGCCTGATCCTGTCGCACGGGCACGAGGGCACGGCCGCCGCCGGCCACGTCATCGAAGCCTTCGGCAACTTCGTGATGGGCGGCAATTTCGTCATCGGCATCATCGTCTTCGCCATCCTGATCATCGTCAACTTCATCGTCATCACCAAGGGTTCGGGCCGCATCGCCGAGGTCGCCGCACGCTTCCACCTCGACGCCATGCCCGGCAAGCAGATGGCGATCGACGCCGACCTGTCCGCCGGACTGATCGACGAGAAGGTCGCGAAGGAGCGGCGCAAGGAGCTGGAGGACGAAAGCGGCTTCTTCGGCGCCATGGACGGTGCCTCCAAATTCGTCCGCGGCGATGCCATCGCGGGCCTGCTCATCGTCTTCATCAACGTCGTCGGCGGCATGATCATCGGCGTGGCGCAGCAGGGCATGTCCTTTGCCGACGCCGGCCGCACCTACACGCTCCTGACCGTCGGTGACGGCCTCGTCACCCAGGTGCCGGCCCTGATCGTCTCGACCGCGGCCGGCCTGCTCGTCTCCAAGGCCGGCGTCTCCGGCGCCGCCGACAAGGCGCTGATGAAGCAGTTCTCCGGCTATCCGCAGGCGCTCGCGATGTCGTCGGCGGTGATGCTGGTGCTGGCGGCGCTGCCGGGCATTCCGACCCTCCCCTTCCTGGCACTCGGCGCCGGCGCCGGCGCGCTGGCCTGGAACGCCCGCAACCACAAGAAGACCGCCGTCAAGGCCGAGGAAGCCGCCAATGCCGCCCCTGCTCCGGGCATGCCGGGTGCACCGGGCGCCACTGCCGCCGAGGAGCCGATCTCGGCTGCGCTCAAGATCGACGATCTCAAGATCGAGCTCGGCTATGCGCTGCTGCCGCTGGTCAACGGCCCGGACGGCACCGACCGCCTCACCGAGCAGATCAAGGCGCTGCGCCGTTCGCTCGCGATCGAGATGGGCTTCGTGATGCCGGCGGTGCGCATCCTCGACAATGTCCAGCTCGAGGCCAACACCTACATCATCAAGATCAAGGAGGTCGACGCCGGCACCGGCAAGATCTGGCCGAACCAGTTCATGGTCATGGACCCCGGCGGAAGCCAGGTGCAGGTGCCCGGCATCCACACCACCGAGCCGACCTTCGGCCTGCCCGCGACCTGGGTCGATGCCAGCCTCAAGGAGGAGGCCTCGCTCAAGGGCTATACCGTCGTCGACGCCGCGACCGTGCTCTCGACCCACCTCACCGAGCTGCTCAAGGCCAACATGTCGGACCTGCTCTCCTATGGCGAGGTGCAGAAGCTGCTCAAGGAGCTGCCAAAGGAGCAGAGCGAGCTGGTCAAGGACATCGTGCCGGGCCAGGTCACCGTCTCCGGCATCCAGCGTGTGCTACAATTGCTGCTGGCCGAACGCATCTCGATCCGCGACCTCTCGACCATCCTCGAGGGCATCGCCGACTCGCTCGCCTTCTCGCGCAATCCCGCGACCATGGTCGAGCACGTCCGCGCCCGCCTCGCGCGCCAGATCTGCGCGCAAAACACCTCCTACAACGGCTATTTGCCGCTGATCGCGCTGTCGGCGCGCTGGGAGCAGGCCTTTGCCGAGTCGATCATCGGCCAGGGCGAGGAGCGCAGCCTCGCGATGCAGCCCTCGAAACTGTCGGAGTTCATGACCGCCGTGCGCGAGGCGTTCGAGCGCGCCGCACGCGAGGGCGAGGCCCCGGTGCTGGTCACCTCTGCGGCAATTCGTCCCTTCGTCCGCTCCCTGGTCGAGCGGTTCCGCGCCCAGACGACGGTGCTGTCGCAGGCCGAAATCCACCCCAGGGCGAGATTGAAAACCGTCGGAAGCATCTGA
- a CDS encoding TolC family protein: MTRHLGRGLLVLTAISVSGCAAFSPDSGMTTVAELTSQSINKDVAFVRTAEGADAIDARVRQLLSRTLTADTAVQIALLNNKGLQAAYNELALAETDLVEQSLPPNPVFAVSRITGNGASEIERQVVGDILALATLPFRSDIARERFRQAQLRAALATLRLAADVRRAYWRAVAGNEMVGLLTDAKATAESTAQLAVKLGETGSLNKLDQAREQVFYAETTADLATARQMAASARERLARLMGLWDGGLDFRLPNALPPLPRRPLSLPSIEADAVAHRIDLQIARLELTALAKALNLTEATRFVTLLDLAGISRRTQDPEGPPFRERGFDVQFQIPIFDGGEVRVRQAAETYNFAFNRLTERAVNVRSEARDAYRVYRSSYDIASHYQREIIPLRKIITEEMQLRFSSMQVDIFALLTEARQRLAALRGAIDARQRFFLAQADLQTTVNGGGTPAAGGDNPTTIAAAAPADGGGH, encoded by the coding sequence ATGACACGCCATCTTGGGCGAGGCCTGCTCGTCCTCACCGCGATCAGCGTCTCCGGATGCGCCGCGTTCTCGCCCGACAGCGGCATGACCACTGTCGCGGAGCTGACGAGCCAGAGCATCAACAAGGACGTCGCCTTCGTGCGAACGGCCGAAGGAGCCGACGCAATCGACGCTCGCGTGCGCCAGCTGCTGTCGCGGACATTGACCGCAGACACCGCCGTGCAGATCGCGCTGCTGAACAACAAGGGCCTGCAAGCGGCCTATAACGAGCTGGCGCTGGCCGAGACCGACCTGGTCGAGCAGAGCCTGCCGCCCAATCCGGTGTTCGCGGTCTCGCGCATCACCGGCAATGGCGCCAGCGAGATCGAGCGCCAGGTGGTCGGCGACATCCTCGCGCTCGCCACCCTGCCGTTCCGCTCCGATATCGCCCGCGAGCGTTTCCGCCAGGCCCAGTTGCGTGCGGCGCTGGCGACGCTGCGGCTCGCCGCCGACGTCCGCCGCGCCTATTGGCGCGCCGTTGCCGGCAACGAGATGGTGGGCTTGCTGACGGATGCGAAGGCGACGGCGGAATCGACCGCGCAGCTCGCGGTCAAGCTCGGCGAGACCGGCTCGCTCAACAAGCTCGATCAAGCCCGCGAACAGGTGTTCTACGCCGAGACCACCGCCGACCTCGCCACCGCACGGCAGATGGCGGCGAGCGCACGCGAAAGGCTTGCGCGCCTGATGGGGCTGTGGGACGGCGGCCTCGACTTCCGTCTGCCGAACGCGTTGCCGCCGCTGCCGCGCCGGCCGCTGAGCTTGCCTTCGATTGAAGCCGATGCGGTCGCTCACCGCATTGACTTGCAGATCGCGCGGCTGGAGCTGACCGCGCTGGCGAAGGCACTGAACCTCACCGAGGCGACACGCTTCGTCACGCTGCTCGATCTCGCCGGCATTTCACGTCGCACCCAGGATCCGGAAGGGCCGCCGTTCCGCGAGCGCGGCTTCGACGTCCAGTTCCAGATTCCGATCTTCGACGGCGGCGAGGTGCGCGTGCGCCAGGCGGCCGAGACCTACAATTTCGCCTTCAACCGCCTGACCGAGCGCGCCGTCAACGTGCGCTCGGAGGCGCGCGACGCATATCGCGTCTACCGCTCCAGCTACGACATCGCCAGCCACTATCAGCGCGAGATCATCCCCTTGCGCAAGATCATCACCGAGGAGATGCAGCTGCGCTTCTCCAGCATGCAGGTCGACATCTTCGCGCTGCTGACCGAGGCGCGGCAACGCCTCGCCGCGCTGCGCGGCGCCATTGATGCGAGGCAAAGATTCTTCCTCGCCCAGGCCGACCTGCAGACCACCGTCAATGGCGGCGGCACTCCGGCCGCGGGCGGCGACAATCCGACCACCATCGCCGCGGCAGCACCTGCCGATGGCGGCGGCCACTGA
- a CDS encoding TetR/AcrR family transcriptional regulator, with protein sequence MDDHTDQTRKPRADAVRNRERVLEAAKIVFSAGGPEASLEAVAKRAGVGIGTLYRHFPTREDLFEAVYRREVEQLSELAEHLRSAKDPVDALRRWLRSAVEFVATKKGMSAALALTYQSSSELAAFSMDRLTKAIGSLLDRAVAAGQMRGDISPEDLLRALIGMCYMHDQPGWQSSVLRMLDVFVDGLRVQPGVKAKARTAKPASKRKR encoded by the coding sequence ATGGACGACCACACCGACCAAACCCGAAAGCCGCGCGCCGACGCCGTGCGCAATCGCGAGCGCGTGCTCGAAGCGGCCAAGATCGTGTTCAGCGCCGGCGGCCCCGAGGCGAGCCTCGAGGCCGTCGCGAAACGCGCCGGCGTCGGCATCGGCACGCTCTATCGGCACTTCCCCACGCGCGAAGATCTGTTCGAAGCGGTGTACCGGCGCGAAGTCGAGCAGCTCAGCGAGCTCGCCGAGCACCTGCGAAGCGCCAAGGATCCGGTCGACGCGCTGCGCCGCTGGTTGCGCTCCGCCGTCGAATTCGTGGCCACCAAGAAGGGCATGTCGGCCGCCCTCGCGCTGACCTATCAGAGCTCGTCGGAGCTCGCCGCGTTCTCGATGGACCGGCTGACCAAGGCGATCGGCTCGCTGCTCGACCGCGCGGTCGCAGCCGGCCAGATGCGCGGCGATATCAGCCCGGAGGACTTGCTCAGGGCGCTGATCGGCATGTGCTACATGCACGACCAGCCGGGCTGGCAGTCCTCGGTGCTGCGGATGCTCGACGTGTTCGTGGATGGTTTGCGCGTACAGCCTGGTGTTAAGGCAAAGGCGCGTACCGCCAAGCCGGCGTCGAAGCGGAAACGGTAG